CCAAGCGTAACGATCCGTATGTTTGGATCCCCAGTTATGATTGTGGCTCCCGATCCAATCTTGAAGTCGTATCTCCTCGGTTCCGAGTTTGAGGGTTCCTGATATTTTGATCCAAGGATTTCCGACTAACACCTTCGCTTTGGGAAAACCTCCTTCGTATAAATTTTCAGGAAAAAGAAAAAGTGGAGGACTACCTCCCGCAATCTTAAGATCCCAGAAAAAGTTTTCGGGACCTTTTTTATTTCCAGCCTTTCCAATGAGATACGAATCCGTTAACTCGGAACCTCCTATCGAAATCAAGAGCGGCGAGGATTGAAAGGAACAAGAGGCAATCGGAAACTCCGACTTGGAAACAAAATGAGAATTTTTTTCTCCGTCAAAATAGATCGCCCAAAGTTCACCCATCGCTTTTTCCGGATGATCTTTTGGCGAAAAGATCGTATAACGGATCCAGACGGCCTTTGCTAAAGAAGGATGATTCGCCCTTACAAACCAGCTTTCGTAGTGCCCTCTCGGATCGTTCGGCTTAAACCTTGTGTAATTGAAATTGGATACGATTCCGCTCATAGCGCCTCTTTCCTCTAACTCTTTTTAAGATTTCTATATAAGAATTTTTTGCGAACTTCCCAACAAGAAGGAAGCCCGGTTCTTATTAAAGGAAAGCCCCCAACCCTCAAGAAGAATTCCTCTTTTCGGATCGAATTTTTTTCTCTATTTTTGTCTTCGTGATTGAAAGTATTCGCATCGAAATCGAATTTTTGATCCTTCCCCTTGCTTGTATTTGGATGAAAATCACTTTGATTTTAAGAATTTAGAGCCTCCGAATCCGATCGCCGCTTCCGTTTAGAAAACGAATTTCAATCGTCCTAATTCTAAATTCTATTTTGAAAGAATCCTTAGGATGAAAGAGGTCGAAGCGACTTCATTTTCGTTAACTCTCACTTATATTTGAATTATAAATATAAGAAAATTTATTTTCACCTGTTATAAATAAATTCAAAACTTTGAATGTCTTTTATCCAAGAAGCTTCTTTCTTACGTTCGTTTTAAATTTTGTTTGACCTTCCTTATTTTTCGGATACCCCTTCGGTGAGTGAGAGGGAATCGAAATGAAAAAGGAAAAATGGAAAATCATCTGCGTGTTAGTCGCATATCTTATCTTCGCAAATTGCGCGGATAGGAAAAACGAAACGGAAGCTCTCTTAGGTTTGTTAAATACAAATCAGGACCTCAATGTAGGAAGTAAAACTGCTGGAGTTTTGAACCTCGTAACCTCATCGGCCCCGGACGTTTTTCTTGTAGGCGCGGGAAAAGCCGATATAACCGGACCCTTTGTTCAATCGAGCACGGGATACAATAGCCCCGGAGACGAAATGTCAGGTCTTGCGATGAGATTATTTTCTCGCGCCTTCGTGATCGAAAGGCCGGGCGGTGCAAGGGTGGCAATCGTTACGAACGATATGATCCACATGTATCAGAGTATTAAGATGGGAGTGATTCAAAAACTTCAGGCGGACGGATACGGATCTGCGTTTAACAACGATAATGTGGTTTTATTCGCCACACATACGCATTCGGCGCCTTCCAACGTTTCCTGGTATACTTTATTCAATCTTTTTAATGGAGTTGTCGGCTTTGATAAGGTTCACTACAATCTCATCGTAAACGGAACCGCAGAAGCGATCAAAGCGGCATACAATCAGAGACGCGAAGCCAGAATCAAATTTGCGTCCGGGCCCCTTGTCGGCGGCTCCTTCAATCGTTCTTCCGCGGCGTATGAGTGGAACATCGATAAGGCGAATTATCCAAAAAACATAGAGGAGACGATGTCTCTCTTACGCTTCGAGGCCACGGACGGAAGTCCTATCGGGCTGGTAAACTGGTTTGCGGTACACGGAACTTCTCTGGGAATTACAAACCGAAGAGCGCACGGAGATAACAAGGGTTATGCGGCCTACCTCGTAGAAACAACGATGGGTGGAAATTTTGTGGCGGCGTTTCCTCAAGGACCGATGGGAGATTCCAGTCCCAATCATCCGAATCCTTCCGATATTACAAAACCGTTTCTTCGTCCGAACGACTTAGATCCAAGTCTCGATGCGCTCGAGAATCCGATCGTTCACGGAAGTTTGCAGGGAAACAAGGCGCTCGAACTCTACAACAATTCGACAACTGCGATTACGGGTAACGTAGGATTTCGACATTCTCACGTAACCTGGAATCAAAAAATTGCGATCGATCCGAATTATATCGGAGAAAACAAAATGCCTTGGGATTCGATCACCAATCCAACAACGTGTGTGGCGACGATCGGCGGGGGCTTTTTAGCAGGGGACGAAGAAGGAGCGCCGGTAGAATTTGCAAAAGAAGGAGAAATCCGAAACAACTTCGTTTTCGAAAACGGAACTTGGGTTAAAAAAAATTACAGCCTCACAAACTTGAGCGGCGCCGCTCAGATATTGGGTTATCTCTGGCCTCTCGCACAATTGGCTCTGAATTCTACGAAATACGAAGGTTGTGACAAAGAAAAATTTACCCTTCTCCCTGTAGGAGAAGTGGATAACTTCTGGTTTCCCAATCCGAACGTTCCTTTTGTTCCGGTTGTTCTTCCTTTGCAAGTAATCACGATCGGGAACACGGCGATTCTTGCTTCTCCTTTTGAAATTACGACTAACGCGGGAAGAAGACTCAAATCAAAAGTCAGCTCGACTCTATCTAACGCCGGTTATACGAACGTAGTCGTCGCGGCTATGGCAAATGCCTATGCTCAGTATCTCACAACCAGAGAAGAATACTCGGCTCAGAACTTTGAGGGCGGATTTACCGCTTACGGTCCTTGGGCAAACGCCGCGCTTCAACAAGAGTTTGATCGAATCGCAAAGGACATCGTAGCAGGAAGATCCACTAACGCAGGGTCGAATCCTCCCGATCTCTCCAATCAACAATTTATCCAAACCTGGCTTTCTCAAAATGGCGTTGTTAACGACGGAGGCGATTTTGGTAAAGTTTTAGCCGACGCCAATGTTTCGTATCAAAGAACAAAGGATAAGGTCGCGGTAAAATTTCAAGGCGCACATCCAAGAGTCGTTCAGGATAAAAAGTTGGACGGAAGCCTTTCTTCTTTCTACGATCCGAATCTTTATTCTTACTTGGAAGTGCAAAAGAAAAATGGGAATCAATGGACGACGATCGCAACGGATAACAACCCTTATACGGCGTATGATTGGGCGAGAACCGGAGGCGATCTTTCGATGACTTCCGAGGTCACGATTACTTGGTTGATTCGAAACCAAGAACCCGGAACCTATCGAATCGTCTACAACGGATTGGCGAAACAGTTCTGGGTATTTTTCTGGACGTATAAAAAGTTCACTGGAATTTCCAGAGAATTTGTATTGCAGTAGATCTTATACTAAGAAACGAAGATCGGAGAATAAAGAATCCTGACCTTGTGGAATTCTATATTCTCCATTTTTTTTATATTCAAAGTATAGAATGTATAAAAATAGAGACCGCGTTTTTTAGCTGAAACAATCCGGGTTCTTCGTAAGGAAAATGTCCCGCGCCTTCCAAAATTATAAATTTCTTTTCTCCGGGAATCCGATCAAAAAAAGGTCTACTAATAGACAATGGAGTCCAAGGATCCAGCTCAGGATGGACCAAAAGAATCGGACATATACGAAAGGAATCGGGTTCTATCTTTGCTTGGAATTCGGATATCGTACGCATCCAACGAAAGCTCACCTTAGCTCCGCCCGCGTAAGGATCCCCCGAAAACACTTTCGAAAAATCAGGGTCGTTTGTAATGAGCTCCATCTTGCTCAACCATCGAATCGGAACGTATAGATCGTCGGTGATCCAACTCAGCCAAGATGTCAAGGGAATCCCTAAGATTCTTAAAAAACGGTTTCGGGCAACCGCATCCTGGACCTCGGTTCGCCGGAGATCGGCGAGAGTCGTCACAATTAGACCTTGCACATTTCCGTTTTCCGCAGCGACATGATAAGCGAGCATACCGCCTATGCTCAATCCGAAAAGAATCATCTTTTTATCGGACTTCCTCTCAGCTTCTATCAAGTCGTTTAACAATTGGACCCAGTCATTATAGTCCATCTTGAAATTTTCATCCGTCAAAGTTAGTCCGAAGCCGGGAAGATCCGGCGCAATTACCTCACACCCGAGATCAAAGACTAACTTTGCCATCGAACCGAGAACTCTTCCATTTCCACCGCCTCCGTGAATCAATAATACCTTACAATCGGAGTTCGGATTTTCATATCGATCCAAATGAACTCTTAGCTTCTTCCAGACCCAATATTCTTCCTTTGGAAGTTTACCGTCCTTGAGTTTTAAACTTTCCGGTAAAAATTTCTGATATCTCTGCCAGTGAGTCGTGTTCAAATAACTTCCTCCCCTTTCCGGAGGAAAAGTTCCGCAATGAGAAAGAGCCAAAACACCGATAAGAATGATTTTTAATTTCATACTTTTCCAGGTTTTCCGAAAAAGTTTCTTTTTGTATATTTGGAAAACGATCGTCTTACTTTCAAAACTATACAGGTGTCAATTTTTATGTCTGAAAAAATAGAGAAACAATACAACACGATCATCCAAACGTTCCTGGATCGTTTTCTTAAAACGGAATATTCTAAGATTACGGTCGCGGATATCGCCGAGGACGCAGGAATGACAAGAGCCAACTTTTACAGCTATTTTACCGGCAAAGAAGAACTCCTCTGGAAGACTTTTAAATATGTTTTTTTAGAAAATAGCGAAAAGGTGAAAGAATTAAATGCGAATACTTTATTATCCGAGGGAAAGCCGCTTACATTCTATCTTTTTGAAAACGTAAAAAAGAACCGCGAGTTCTATAAACGGATTTTTCAGGAATCCGTACCGTATGAATTTCATATTAAACTTTCCGATTTTTTATCCGAAGAATCGTATCGAACCCATTCAAGTCTTAGAGAAAAATATGAGAATCCTTCCTTTCCCTACCAATACATTTCGCATTATCTTTCCGGCGCGGTGTTAGGCTTATTATCCCATCTTTTGCGGAAGGATTTGGACTGGGATTCGGAAACGATTTCAAACTGGTTTACTTCTCTTGCAGCCCCAGGAATCGTAAATCAACTCAAAGAAGGTTAAAAAGAAAAAGTGAAACCTGAAAAGATTGAATTCTTAAATTGGAAATTTATTCAGGTAGTTTGAATGTTGGAAGAGAAAGGTTGTAACGGACCGCAACGATACGAATCAGAACCACAAGAAGGACGGAAAAGCCCGTATTCCAATCTCCGTCTACATTCAAATAATTTAATGCGATATAAAGCGTAGCACCCGCAAGACAAGCGGTCGCATAAATTTCTTTTCTAAAGATCAAAGGAACTTCGTTAATCAGAGTATCGCGGATCACACCTCCAAAGATCGCAGAGATCATTCCTAAAATGACCGCGCCGAATGGATTGACTCCTGCACTGAGTGAAATTTTGGTTCCGATTACGGTATAAATTCCGATTCCAATGGAATCAAAAAGAAAGATTTCTCTGCGGAAACGAACCCAATAACGCGCAAAAAGAATCGTCAAAACAAATCCGAAAAAAATTGCCCAGAGAACGTTTGCGTCTCGAACCCAAGCGACTGGATAATTCCCGAGAGTGATGTCGCGGAGAGTCCCTCCTCCGATCGCAGTTATAAATCCGGTAAAGAAGGCGCTGAAGATATCGTTGTGATGACCCTTTTTTTCAGCGGCGGCCAAAGCGCCGGAGATTGCAAAAAAACCGACCCCGGTGAGTTCTATATAATATGATAAATTCAAATTCTTAAGTCGATAAAAAGTGTCGGGATGAATTTAAAATTTTCAAGAGCGAACTCAGAGTCCGTTCGTTTCGGACAAATGTCGGATCAACTCCGAAAGAGTTTGAATGTCTCCGTCTTCTCTTTTTAAATAAGACCTCCAACCGAGTGATTTCGGAACAACTACGTCGAGATCGAATTTATCTCCGCAATAGACCAAGGCTTCCGAAGGAAGATTTACAAGACGCATCGCTTCTTCGAAAATTTTCGGAGACGGTTTTTCGTATCCGAATTCCGCACTTACAATCACAGGATTCAAATGTTCTAATATTCCTTTCGCATCGAGCAAATCTCTCAGACGATGATCCCAATTGGAAATCGCGCCCAGACCCCAGCCTTGAGTTTTGCAAAAATCTTTGAGCTCCCAAAAACCGGGATCCACTTCCCAGAGTTCCGGATCCGCAAATCGATTGTAGATGATCGGAAACGCTTTTTCCAAAGGAACACTTTCCGGAATTCTTGAGAGAAAGTCGTTTAACAATTCTTTCCACCACCCCGGAGTTCCGCCTGGATGAAATTGATACTTATCTCGGTGATCGGGAGGAGCGTTCTCATTCATCTTATGCCAGGCTTCGGAGAAAGCTTTTCGAAAAATTTCACCCGCATTCTTTTCTTTTTTCAAGCCCGCGTCCAAAAGGATCTCAAGATACGTTTCTCCCGCGGCTTTCTTTAAGTGAAGAATGGTGTCTCCCACATCCAAAAATAAATAACGATTATGACTCACAAGACTGAGTTTCGGAAACCCTTTTGTTTTTGCATCCAGGTTTCGAAAGCGATTCCTCTAAAATCAAAAATGGCTTGTAAGAGTAATTCTAAAGTTCATTCTAAGAATCTATGTCAGGTGCAAATTTTTCCATTGGGATCTTTATCTTTCCGGGCGTCACACAACTTGACTTCACCGGTCCCTTCGAAGTGTTCTCAAGAATTCCGAACGCAAAGGTATTCTTGTTCGCCCAATCAAAGGGAACGATTACTACGGAATCGGGAATGAAATTTATTCCCGACTATGACTTTTCAAATTGTCCGGACTTAGATATTCTTCTCGTTCCTGGCGGGTCCGGAACGACTCATCTGATGGAAGACTACGAGGTTTTAGAATTCCTAAAGAAGAAGGCCGAAAATTCTAAGTTTATAACTTCGGTTTGCACAGGATCTTTGGTGCTTGCGGCCGCGGGACTTCTCGACGGTTACAAAGCGACGACCCACTGGCTTTCCTTGGATGTCTTAAAATTATTTCCGGTTCAAATTTCGAGTGAACGGTTTGTAAAAGATCGCAATCGAATCACGGGCGGAGGAGTTACCGCGGGAATTGATTTTGCCCTTTTTCTGACTGCGGAATTTTTCGGGTCCGAACTCGCGGAAGAAATTCAATTGATGATAGAATACAATCCCGCCCCTCCCTTTACATCCGGTCATCCGACCACCGCGAGCTCCCACCTTGTGGACAAGGTAAAAGGAAGTCGGGAGACCGCTCAAAATCGAAGAAAGGCCGCGGCGATTCGAGTATTAGAATCTCGTTCTAAAACCTGAGCTTTTAGATTCTTCTGTAAAAGGGGAAATGTAGGAACTCCCCTTTTTTTTCGGAGATCTCAGAAGAATTCCTCCGTGAGGAAAATTTTGGGTCTTTTTTTCTTCCCTCCTCTCACCTCCAAATTCTTTAAGAAAACGTCGATTCTTTGCTAAAGAGACATAATTCTCCACTTAAAATTGAAAAGTAGGAACTGACACTTTTCCTATCTCTTGAGAAAGTCTTGACCTTTAGTTACAAGTTACATATTTAGTTATTTGTAACTAAAGGAGAAAACGCAGATGAAACAAAAGAAATTGGGCAACAACGGTCCTCAAGTTTCGGAAGTCGGCCTTGGATGTATGGGAATGTCGGATTTTTACGGGAACAAAGAAACCCGAGATCGTTCGGAAAGCATTCGGGCGATTCACGCAGCCTTGGACGCGGGAATCAATCTTCTCAACACCGGAGATTTTTACGGAATCGGACACAACGAGCTCTTGATCTCGGAAGCTCTCAAAACGACTTCCGCAAAACCTCTCCTAAGCGTGAAGTTCGGAGCGATGAGAACTCCTCAGGGCGGTTTTACGGGATATGACGCAAGACCTGCCGCGGTGAAAAACTTCGCGGCCTATTCTTTGGTTCGCCTGGGCGTCGATGTAATCGATATCTATCAACCTTCTCGAGTGGATCCGAACGTTCCGATCGAAGAAACCGTAGGTGCGATCTCAGAACTGATAAAAGAAGGAAAGGTTCGTTACTTAGGTCTTTCGGAAGCTTCTCCGGAAAATATAAGAAGGGCGCATAAGATTCATCCTGTGACCGCGCTCGAGATAGAATATTCTTTGGCGACGAGACTCATTGAAAAGGAGATTCTTTCCACTGCAAGAGAACTCGGAATCGGAATCGTTCCGTATGGAATTCTTTCTCGCGGTTTGCTCTCCGGAAAAATTTCCGGAAATCTGCAAGAAGGAGATTTTAGATCCCATTCTCCTCGCTTTATGGGAAAAAACCTTGAATCCAATCTGGAGCGGGTCAATGTGCTTCAAGAACTCGCAAAGGAAAAGAACTGCACGCCTGCACAACTTGCAATTGCTTGGGTCCTTCATCAAGGAAACGATATCGTTCCTTTGTTGGGATCCACAAGAACAAGCAGTCTGAAAGAAAACTTAGGAGCCCTCTCGATCGAATTGAGTCCTGAAGAATTGAGAAGAATCGGAGATTCTTTTCCGGAAGGATCTTTTCAAGGAGAACGTTATCCAGCTCCTCAGATGCAGACGGTAGCAAAATGAAATATGCCCAGAACAGGCTTAACGCCGGAAGAACTCTATAACAAAGCGCTCGATTCCACGGAGACGGAAATTCGTAAGAATGGGGTCGAGCGTTTGAAACTGACCGACATCGCGAGGGATCTTAAAGTCAGTCACGCGGCCTTATACAAATTTTTTTCAGATAAACAATCTCTCTTGGACGAAGTTTCCAAGAGATGGTTGGATAGAATCGATCGGGAACTGGAAAGAATTTCCGCAAAAGAAGAACCGGTCGATGGAATTCTAAGAGAATGGTTTCTCAAACTTCATTCTATGAAACGGGAAAAAATTCTCGTGGATCCAAGACTTTTCACTGCCTTCAATCTCTCAGCGGAAAAAACAAGACCCTTTGTCGTTTCTCATCTTTCTACGATGTCCAGACTTTTAGAAGATCTGATTTCGAAGGGAATGAAATCCGGAATGTTTCATTGTTCCAGTCCGAAGGAAGGTGCGAGAATTCTTTTTGAAGGAACTGCTGCGTTTCATCACCCGAGACTCGTTTTAGAATCGATCGAGGAAGAAAGAACTCCTCTCTTGGAAGCTCTTCTGGAAACTCTACTCTCCGGTTTGAAAACGAAGTCCCCTGAAGTATCGAAAAAGTAGGAACTCCTCTTTCAAGCTATTTTACGATTTGAATCCTTTGTCGTAACAATTAGACAATTCAATGCGACTGATGAGGATGTAGTAGATGAGGCTCGTCTAAATCTTTCCAGAGCGCGGAATTCCCAATCGTAATCGAAGCCTCATGAATTTCGTGTAGGAACTCCTCTTCTTTTCCCGGATCTTTTTTCTTATCCTTCGAATCCAAGGATTCTTTCAGGCTCGCAAGAATCTTATCCAACAAAAAATTGATCGGCTTATCCCAAATCGCAGACGTCGTAACGATCACAATTCTCCGATGTGGGATCACATACACAAACTGGCTTCCCTTCCCGTTCGCCATAAATGTTTTTTTCCCTTCGAACTGATGAGTCCAGAGTTGATATCCGTAGTTCTGCGCCGCTCCGGGTTGAATCGCTTGTTTGACCCATTCCGGTTTAAGAATTTTCTTACCACGGAAAGTTCCATTGTCTAGATACAACATTCCTAATTTAGCCATATCGATGGATTTCAATCGAAGACCAAAACCTGCGGTCTGTCTTCCGGAAGGAGACGTATACCATTCATAACCTTTGAAATCGAGCCAAGAGAAAAGAGTCTTTTCGGCAAATTGTAAAAGAGTCATACCCGATTTATTTTCAAGAACGGCCGCAGCCAATTGAGAATCTCCGTTGCTATAATCGAACTTGGTTCCCGGCTTATCTTTGACTTCGGGTAACAGCGCGATGACGAGAGGATCCTCCGCAGTTCGGATATCATCCCTTTCCGGAAACTCGGACCAACGCATTCCGGAAGCCATGTGTAAAACGTCTCTCAAACGAAGAGATTCTTTTCCCTCTAAAAGAGGAAAAGGTAAATTTCCAAGAGAACGAAGTGAGTTCATAACGGGTTCGTCTACATTTTTTAGAACTCCTTCTAAATTAAGAATTCCTAATAGAGTAGACGTGACGGTTTTCGTCACGGAATATACGCTATGATTGTGATTGCGTGTAACACCGCCGGCATAACGTTCCATTACGAGTTTTCCGTCCTTAACAATCAGTAAAGATCGGACTTCGATTCCTTCTTCTCGAATGGATTTTGATAAACGAATCAGAGGAATCGAATCTAAGGAAACCTCTTCGGGAAACGCGACTGGAAATCCTTCAAAGGGAGTTCGATCCAGTTGTTTCGGAGGAAAAGAACGCGAGGCGCTTTTTAAATGAAGCTCGCCTTCCGGTTGAGCGGAAGCGCAGGAAAGAATCAATCCGATCCAAATCAGAATAAGCCAAATTCTCATATTTTAATTCAGTCTTGAATAATAGACTTTCAAATCGATTCTTTTTCTTTTGAATTCTACTTTTTTGAAATTTCTTTCCTAATTTACGGTAGTTGGTGCGCATTCTATGGATTCTTTTTTACGCGAGAGCATCTAACTTCGAAAAATGAAAGACTTTGTTCCATTTCAGTTCCAAACGTTAAAATCATCAGCTTCTCGTTGGAATACTCGAAGGCTAAGTCTTTTGCATTTTTCACAAAAAGAATTATAGATTCATCCGAGTTCTCCCTTTTGAATTTGTGTAGCTTTTTTACAATCTTTTGAAACAATCAAGATGGAACGGATCATTCGACAAATCAGATGAATTCAAGATGCATTCAACATTCTTTTCTGATATTCCTAATCCTGATTCAGATCGCGAGCGTCTCTTGTCTTATGCGGATCGACTGGGACGGAAATGATAAGAATCTGAAAAAACCTCCCTCCCCCGACGCCTTTCCCACCGCCGAAGAAGCAAATCTTACGCAAGCCGAACGAGCCAGATTGATCAAAGAAGGAAAAAGAACCACCTTGGGTCCCGAAGGAATGGAATTGGTTCACGGAGGAGATCCTAATTTTTCTTACGAAAAATCTTGTACACAACTTCTTTCCAAGTGCCAAGGGAATTGTATGGAAGAATGGTATCCTTTCACTTCCATATTCTTACCGATCATCGGCTATCGAAGCGCGAAACAACGTCAGTGTATGGAAAGATGTAATCAATTCTGCAATCTTCCCTTACCTACAAGAATTCTTTCGGGAGAAACGAGAACCTTTCCGACAAACCCCGGACCACAACCCCAATGAAATTCAACAAAGACAAAACAAGTCGATGTTTCAGAATCATTTTAAGAATTTATATTTTTACTTCATTACTATTCCTGTTGACCGATTGTATTCGAAATACGCGCGCCTTTGAAACTTCTAAACCGACCAAGGCTCAGACAGATTTTCGTTCCGAGATGAAAGTCACTCAAATTCAATCCGGTTCCAAAGATTCGGAATCGGGCAAACCAGTTTACAAAGACGGGCGCGAGGTAATCGCGACTTCCAGAGAATTCGATCCGGACCCTGCTCTCCTTGGAATCGAATTGGAAGAAACGGATGAAAGCGAAGAATCCAAAGAAAAAAAACCGAACGGATCCGCGAAAGAAACACAAGATCGAAATTCTCAAGAAGCTTGGAAATACTCTTGTATCTTTCTTCACCCGGATTGTACGAAAGGATGTAAACGAAGTTTGAATCTAACGAGCCAATATGTCCGGACTTCCAACTCGGATCTGTTAGCCGAATGTGTCCGGAATTGCACTTCCAATTGTAGCGAGTATTTTGAGGAAAGTCGCAGAAGAAGCAGAGGCCCACGATCAGCACAACCCCGCACTCGATGACCTGAGTCCTGAATTTTATCCCATCAATTCATCTTATAGAATGAAAACTTCTTGCCAAGGGAAGAAAATGAATCAATCTTTCCCTCCGGAGAAACCATGGCTGATTCAAATGAAATCATTGTATTTACCACTCTCAGTGATAGAGACCTCGCAGAGATCCAAATCTCAGAAATGCTCCAAGAAGGGATTATCATTTCCGGAACCATTTTTCCAGACGTAACGCTGATGTATCAGTGGGACGGAAAGATTGCGATGGATACGGAAAATAAGATTATGATCAAAGCGAGAGCCGATCAGTATTCCAAAATCGAGGAATACATCATGAAACAACATCCGTATCTTGCTCCCGAAATCATTCGGATGGACGTAAGTTTCGGATCGGAAAATTACAGAAAGTTTATCAAAACAAAGATAGAAAAAGCGGGTTAATCTCCGCTTCCTAACAAATTCCGCATTACTCTTCCTATAATCTGAGGATCGAGTAAAAGTGCGAAAGCGATTCCGCACAACGCACCCCAGAGATGCGCGTCGTGATTGATTCCGTCCGACTGAGAACTCTTAGAAGAATAATAAGTATAGGCCAAATACAATACCGCGTAGATCGCTCCCGGAATCGGGATCGGAATAAACATCATATAAAGAGAAAGGCCCGGATAAAACAGAACGGTCGCGAACAATACTCCGCAGACCCCACCCGAAGCGCCTAACGTAGCATAAAGAGGATTGTCTAAATTCTTTCTCCAGGAAATAACGCTCGTGATCAAAATCGTCCCGAGATAAAAGAGAACGTATTTTACCGGACCGACCGTCTGTTCCAAATTCTTTCCAAAAGAATAAAAGGAAACCATGTTAAAAATCAAATGCATCCAATCCGCGTGAATAAATCCGGATGTTAAGAGAGTATAATAATTCTTATCTCTTTCGAGCCGATACGGAGTTAAAATAAATTTCCGAAGTTGTGTTTCGGAAGAGAAACACCAAGCGCTGACGGCGAAAGTGACGACACAAATCAATATTGTAATCAAGATAAATTCCTGTGGTTTCTATTTT
This is a stretch of genomic DNA from Leptospira tipperaryensis. It encodes these proteins:
- a CDS encoding neutral/alkaline non-lysosomal ceramidase N-terminal domain-containing protein encodes the protein MKKEKWKIICVLVAYLIFANCADRKNETEALLGLLNTNQDLNVGSKTAGVLNLVTSSAPDVFLVGAGKADITGPFVQSSTGYNSPGDEMSGLAMRLFSRAFVIERPGGARVAIVTNDMIHMYQSIKMGVIQKLQADGYGSAFNNDNVVLFATHTHSAPSNVSWYTLFNLFNGVVGFDKVHYNLIVNGTAEAIKAAYNQRREARIKFASGPLVGGSFNRSSAAYEWNIDKANYPKNIEETMSLLRFEATDGSPIGLVNWFAVHGTSLGITNRRAHGDNKGYAAYLVETTMGGNFVAAFPQGPMGDSSPNHPNPSDITKPFLRPNDLDPSLDALENPIVHGSLQGNKALELYNNSTTAITGNVGFRHSHVTWNQKIAIDPNYIGENKMPWDSITNPTTCVATIGGGFLAGDEEGAPVEFAKEGEIRNNFVFENGTWVKKNYSLTNLSGAAQILGYLWPLAQLALNSTKYEGCDKEKFTLLPVGEVDNFWFPNPNVPFVPVVLPLQVITIGNTAILASPFEITTNAGRRLKSKVSSTLSNAGYTNVVVAAMANAYAQYLTTREEYSAQNFEGGFTAYGPWANAALQQEFDRIAKDIVAGRSTNAGSNPPDLSNQQFIQTWLSQNGVVNDGGDFGKVLADANVSYQRTKDKVAVKFQGAHPRVVQDKKLDGSLSSFYDPNLYSYLEVQKKNGNQWTTIATDNNPYTAYDWARTGGDLSMTSEVTITWLIRNQEPGTYRIVYNGLAKQFWVFFWTYKKFTGISREFVLQ
- a CDS encoding alpha/beta hydrolase, whose translation is MKLKIILIGVLALSHCGTFPPERGGSYLNTTHWQRYQKFLPESLKLKDGKLPKEEYWVWKKLRVHLDRYENPNSDCKVLLIHGGGGNGRVLGSMAKLVFDLGCEVIAPDLPGFGLTLTDENFKMDYNDWVQLLNDLIEAERKSDKKMILFGLSIGGMLAYHVAAENGNVQGLIVTTLADLRRTEVQDAVARNRFLRILGIPLTSWLSWITDDLYVPIRWLSKMELITNDPDFSKVFSGDPYAGGAKVSFRWMRTISEFQAKIEPDSFRICPILLVHPELDPWTPLSISRPFFDRIPGEKKFIILEGAGHFPYEEPGLFQLKNAVSIFIHSIL
- a CDS encoding TetR/AcrR family transcriptional regulator, whose protein sequence is MSEKIEKQYNTIIQTFLDRFLKTEYSKITVADIAEDAGMTRANFYSYFTGKEELLWKTFKYVFLENSEKVKELNANTLLSEGKPLTFYLFENVKKNREFYKRIFQESVPYEFHIKLSDFLSEESYRTHSSLREKYENPSFPYQYISHYLSGAVLGLLSHLLRKDLDWDSETISNWFTSLAAPGIVNQLKEG
- a CDS encoding trimeric intracellular cation channel family protein encodes the protein MNLSYYIELTGVGFFAISGALAAAEKKGHHNDIFSAFFTGFITAIGGGTLRDITLGNYPVAWVRDANVLWAIFFGFVLTILFARYWVRFRREIFLFDSIGIGIYTVIGTKISLSAGVNPFGAVILGMISAIFGGVIRDTLINEVPLIFRKEIYATACLAGATLYIALNYLNVDGDWNTGFSVLLVVLIRIVAVRYNLSLPTFKLPE
- a CDS encoding HAD-IA family hydrolase, yielding MSHNRYLFLDVGDTILHLKKAAGETYLEILLDAGLKKEKNAGEIFRKAFSEAWHKMNENAPPDHRDKYQFHPGGTPGWWKELLNDFLSRIPESVPLEKAFPIIYNRFADPELWEVDPGFWELKDFCKTQGWGLGAISNWDHRLRDLLDAKGILEHLNPVIVSAEFGYEKPSPKIFEEAMRLVNLPSEALVYCGDKFDLDVVVPKSLGWRSYLKREDGDIQTLSELIRHLSETNGL
- a CDS encoding DJ-1/PfpI family protein — translated: MSGANFSIGIFIFPGVTQLDFTGPFEVFSRIPNAKVFLFAQSKGTITTESGMKFIPDYDFSNCPDLDILLVPGGSGTTHLMEDYEVLEFLKKKAENSKFITSVCTGSLVLAAAGLLDGYKATTHWLSLDVLKLFPVQISSERFVKDRNRITGGGVTAGIDFALFLTAEFFGSELAEEIQLMIEYNPAPPFTSGHPTTASSHLVDKVKGSRETAQNRRKAAAIRVLESRSKT
- a CDS encoding aldo/keto reductase; the encoded protein is MKQKKLGNNGPQVSEVGLGCMGMSDFYGNKETRDRSESIRAIHAALDAGINLLNTGDFYGIGHNELLISEALKTTSAKPLLSVKFGAMRTPQGGFTGYDARPAAVKNFAAYSLVRLGVDVIDIYQPSRVDPNVPIEETVGAISELIKEGKVRYLGLSEASPENIRRAHKIHPVTALEIEYSLATRLIEKEILSTARELGIGIVPYGILSRGLLSGKISGNLQEGDFRSHSPRFMGKNLESNLERVNVLQELAKEKNCTPAQLAIAWVLHQGNDIVPLLGSTRTSSLKENLGALSIELSPEELRRIGDSFPEGSFQGERYPAPQMQTVAK
- a CDS encoding TetR family transcriptional regulator, which produces MPRTGLTPEELYNKALDSTETEIRKNGVERLKLTDIARDLKVSHAALYKFFSDKQSLLDEVSKRWLDRIDRELERISAKEEPVDGILREWFLKLHSMKREKILVDPRLFTAFNLSAEKTRPFVVSHLSTMSRLLEDLISKGMKSGMFHCSSPKEGARILFEGTAAFHHPRLVLESIEEERTPLLEALLETLLSGLKTKSPEVSKK